A genomic stretch from Kwoniella europaea PYCC6329 chromosome 2, complete sequence includes:
- a CDS encoding ATP-dependent RNA helicase DBP4: MAFVDNKASSSKSAPGAKGKGGKGKPAQPRLKSNQAKRLKIDEELKELQAKVDSWIPPAEITLFNELPLSSRTLKGLKSSHFLNPTPIQQLAIPPALRGQDLLGSAKTGSGKTLAFLIPMLERLYLDKWGPMDGLGAVVISPTRELAVQTFNQLRDIGKYHNFSAGLVIGGKPLKEEQERLGRMNILIATPGRLLQHLDSTVGFESSGVKVLVLDEADRLLDLGFLPALRAIIGHFSPGISTSNSSTRPTRQTLLFSATQTKDLAALAKLSLYQPEYINCNKAGEEGVVPSNLEQYYAVVGLERKLDTLWGFVKSHLKMKGIVFVTSGKQVRFIFETFKRLHPGLPLMHLHGKQKQATRLTIFQKYSSSKHALLICTDVAARGLDFPAVDWVIQLDCPDDVDTYIHRIGRTARYQAGGHALTLLCPSEEQGMLDRFKEKMLDVKKIKIKQSKMGNLKQQMQNFAFREPEIKYLGQRAFISYMKSVHIQKDKSVFKLSELPAEAFAESMGLPGAPQIKFAEQKASKVRGGQKKDENEKKDEEEVRVEERGVVGSDDESDEDEEETSDEGSDEEEEEDVNAGDKVEDESESESDSSSFDKPNSAPAVRTKYDRMFERKNQSILTPHYTALVSHGEAEDEEEGDDDVFTLARKNHNLSDDDDEGSHGELLKVAEGKETTAITGLVKGSEKPLISSEDLSKRKLKAATSKKSKLKTGVTGEKLIFDEVTGESRNFYETGKDVENQFMSEAKRREYLEEQREKMKVANEVDKLVAKEKRNELKRKRKEREREMRKEYMSDEDADVPVAYIGGADQGDHSDIDDRSPSPSSEPEVEVRNKKKRKNKFKPDVEEELDSKARLEDDEELALRLLQGS, translated from the exons ATGGCTTTCGTAGATAACAAGGCTTCTTCCTCAAAATCAGCCCCTGGAGCCAAGGGGAAAGGTGGCAAGGGCAAACCCGCTCAACCTAGATTGAAGAGCAATCAAGccaagagattgaagatcgatgaagagctgAAGGAGCTCCAAGCAAAAGTGGACAGTTGG ATACCTCCTGCCGAGATCACTTTGTTCAATGAGctacctctttcttcccgaactttgaaag GTCTCAAAAGCAGTCATTTCCTCAACCCTACACCTATCCAACAACTGGCCATCCCCCCTGCGCTCCGTGGTCAAGATCTTCTTGGTTCAGCCAAAACCGGCTCGGGCAAAACTCTTGCCTTCCTCATACCAATGTTAGAGAGATTATACCTAGATAAATGGGGTCCGATGGATGGGTTGGGAGCAGTCGTCATATCACCTACAAGGGAATTGGCCGTGCAGACTTTCAATCAACTAAGGGATATAGGAAAATATCATAATTTCTCAGCTGGTTTGGTCATAGGTGGTAAACCACTCAAAGAGGAGCAAGAGAGGTTGGGAAGGATGAATATCCTTATTGCTACTCCTGGTAGATTGCTGCAGCATTTGGATAGTACTGTCGGATTCGAATCTTCAGGTGTGAAGGTTCTAG TGTTGGACGAAGCGGATAGATTACTTGATTTGGGATTTCTTCCAGCCCTGAGAGCGATCATAGGCCATTTCTCCCCTGGTATTTCCACTTCAAATTCATCTACCAGACCCACACGTCAGACACTGTTGTTTTCGGCCACTCAAACGAAAGATCTAGCTGCATTGGCTAAATTATCGTTATATCAACCTGAATATATCAATTGTAATAAAGCTGGTGAAGAGGGCGTGGTACCTTCCAACTTGGAACAGTATTATGCTGTGGTTGGCCTCGAACGGAAACTGGATACGTTATGGGGTTTTGTGAAGAGtcatttgaagatgaaaggaatTGTTTTCGTTACTTCGGGTAAACAG GTCcgattcatcttcgaaaCCTTCAAAAGACTTCATCCCGGTCTACCATTAATGCATCTCCACGGAAAACAAAAGCAAGCTACGCGTCTAACGATCTTCCAGAAATACTCTAGTTCCAAACATGCCTTGTTGATCTGTACCGACGTTGCTGCTCGAGGTTTAGATTTCCCCGCAGTAGATTGGGTAATACAATTAGATTGTCCAGACGATGTCGATACGTACATCCACAGAATCGGACGAACGGCTCGATATCAAGCTGGGGGACATGCGTTGACGTTATTGTGTCCCAGCGAGGAGCAAGGGATGTTAGATAGGTtcaaagagaagatgttggatgtgAAGAAAATAAAGATCAAACAGAGTAAAATGGGTAATCTGAAACAGCAAATGCAAAATTTCGCTTTCAGAGAACCTGAAATTAAATACCTAGGTCAAAGG GCATTCATCTCGTACATGAAATCGGTTCATATCCAAAAAGATAAATCTGTTTTCAAATTATCAGAGTTACCCGCCGAAGCTTTTGCGGAAAGTATGGGTCTACCTGGTGCACCCCAGATCAAATTTGCGGAGCAGAAAGCTTCGAAAGTCCGAGGTggtcagaagaaggatgagaatgagaaaaaggatgaggaggaagtgaggGTGGAGGAGAGAGGTGTGGTGGGAAGTGATGACGAGTctgacgaggatgaagaggagacaaGTGACGAAggaagtgatgaagaggaagaggaggatgttAATGCAGGGGAtaaagttgaagatgagagtgagagtgaaagtgattcATCGTCCTTTGACAAA CCTAACTCCGCCCCAGCAGTCCGAACAAAATACGATAGAATGTTTGAGCGAAAGAACCAATCTATTCTCACTCCCCATTATACCGCGCTGGTCTCTCATGGCGAagccgaagatgaagaagagggagatgacGATGTGTTTACGCTGGCAAGGAAGAATCATAATTtgtcggatgatgatgatgaaggatcgCATGGTGAATTACTCAAAGTAgcagaaggtaaagaaacCACTGCAATCACTGGTTTAGTAAAGGGATCAGAGAAACCTTTGATAAGCTCAGAAGATCTATCaaagaggaaattgaaagCTGCCACCTCTAaaaaatcgaaattgaagaCTGGGGTTACAGGAGAGAAATTGATTTTCGATGAAGTTACAGGAGAATCTAGGAATTTCTATGAGACTGGTAAAGATGTTGAGAACCAATTCATGTCAGAAGCTAAACGAAGGGAGTACCTGGAAGAGCAGAGGGAGAAAATGAAAGTTGCCAATGAGGTTGATAAGCTCGtggcgaaggagaagaggaatgaattgaagaggaagaggaaagagagggagagagag ATGCGTAAAGAGTATATGTCTGACGAAGATGCCGATGTACCTGTGGCGTATATCGGAGGAGCAGACCAGGGTGATCATTCGGATATCGACGATCGAtcgccttcaccttcatctgaACCCGAAGTCGAAGTTAGGAacaagaaaaagagaaagaacaaATTCAAACctgatgttgaagaagaacttgATAGTAAAGCAAGGttagaggatgatgaggaactGGCTTTGAGGTTGTTACAAGGTTCTTAA